Proteins from one Gossypium raimondii isolate GPD5lz chromosome 8, ASM2569854v1, whole genome shotgun sequence genomic window:
- the LOC105790134 gene encoding beta-amyrin 28-monooxygenase — protein sequence MEHFYITLLLLFVSFVTLSLFVLFYKHRSNYSADNLPPGRPGLPFVGETLEFLSTGWKGHPEKFIFDRMAKYSSQVFKTNILGEPAAVFCGVACNKFLFSNENKLVTAWWPSSVDKIFPSSLQTSSKEESKKMRKLLPQFLKPEALQRYIGIMDAIANEHFASQWENKEQVLVFPLAKRYTFWLACRLFLSIEDPHHVSKFEGPFHLLASGIISLPIDLPGTPFNRAIKASNFIRKELLKIIKQRKVDLSEGKASPTQDILSHMLLTSDENGQFMTEVDIADKILGLLIGGHDTASAACTFIVKYLAELPHIYELVYKEQMEIAKSKAPGELLTWDDVQKMKYSWNVACEVLRLAPPLQGAFREAINDFIFNGFSIPKGWKLYWSANSTHRNPECFPEPLKFDPTRFEGKGPAPYTFVPFGGGPRMCPGKEYARLEILVFMHNIVKRFKWKKLVADEKIIVDPMPMPAKGLPVLLYPYKS from the exons ATGGAGCATTTCTATATCACCCTTTTGTTACTCTTTGTCTCCTTCGTAACTCTCTCCCTCTTCGTCCTTTTTTATAAACACCGCTCCAATTACTCCGCCGATAACCTCCCTCCCGGTCGGCCAGGTTTACCCTTCGTCGGCGAGACCCTCGAGTTTCTCTCCACTGGATGGAAAGGCCACCCGGAAAAGTTCATATTCGATCGCATGGCCAAATACTCTTCCCAAGTCTTCAAAACCAACATCCTCGGTGAACCAGCAGCCGTCTTCTGCGGTGTCGCCTGCAACAAGTTCTTGTTTTCGAACGAGAACAAGCTTGTTACCGCATGGTGGCCGAGTTCCGTCGACAAAATCTTCCCTTCTTCATTACAAACATCGTCAAAAGaagaatcaaagaaaatgaGGAAGCTATTGCCTCAATTCTTAAAACCAGAGGCTTTACAAAGGTATATCGGAATAATGGACGCCATTGCCAATGAACACTTTGCTTCTCAATGGGAAAATAAAGAACAAGTCCTTGTTTTTCCATTGGCTAAAAGATATACTTTCTGGTTAGCTTGTCGGTTGTTTTTAAGTATTGAAGATCCTCACCATGTTTCAAAGTTTGAAGGACCGTTTCATTTATTGGCTTCGGGTATTATTTCACTCCCCATTGATCTTCCCGGAACGCCATTTAATCGAGCCATTAAAGCTTCGAATTTCATTCGGAAAGAGCTTTTAAAGATTATCAAGCAACGAAAAGTTGATTTATCGGAAGGGAAAGCGTCGCCAACTCAAGATATATTGTCGCATATGTTGTTGACGAGTGATGAAAATGGACAGTTCATGACGGAAGTGGATATCGCCGATAAGATTCTTGGGTTGTTGATAGGTGGCCATGATACTGCCAGTGCTGCCTGCACTTTCATCGTCAAATATCTTGCTGAGCTTCCTCACATCTACGAGCTCGTTTACAAag AACAAATGGAAATAGCAAAATCAAAAGCCCCAGGTGAATTGTTGACTTGGGACGACGTTCAAAAGATGAAATATTCATGGAATGTTGCTTGTGAAGTGCTAAGACTTGCCCCACCACTACAAGGTGCTTTCAGGGAAGCCATCAATGACTTCATTTTCAATGGTTTCTCTATTCCAAAGGGTTGGAAA TTATATTGGAGCGCAAACTCAACCCATAGAAACCCTGAATGTTTTCCAGAACCGTTGAAATTTGACCCGACAAGGTTTGAAGGGAAAGGGCCAGCGCCCTACACGTTCGTTCCGTTCGGCGGCGGTCCTCGAATGTGCCCGGGCAAAGAATATGCTCGATTGGAAATACTTGTTTTCATGCATAATATTGTGAAAAGGTTTAAGTGGAAGAAATTAGTGGCTGATGAGAAGATCATTGTTGATCCCATGCCTATGCCAGCAAAGGGTCTTCCAGTTCTCCTTTATCCgtataaatcttaa